From the Desulfopila inferna genome, one window contains:
- a CDS encoding RluA family pseudouridine synthase produces the protein MNLLFHDSEIIVIDKPGGLLAVPGRGPDRQDCVVSRLHRRFADLIPQPAVHRLDMYTSGVMILARTRESHRSLSMQFEQRKPAKIYIALVEGFPVEQQGRIELKFRLDIDNRPYQVHDPVNGKNGITLWRKLAKENGCTRIMFQPLTGRTHQLRLHAAHPLGLGAPIVGDSLYGNGREGDKMMLHAASLSISHPLSGEVLTFTSNVPF, from the coding sequence ATGAATCTGCTCTTCCATGATTCAGAGATCATTGTAATCGACAAGCCCGGTGGGCTTTTAGCCGTGCCGGGGCGCGGGCCGGACAGGCAGGATTGTGTAGTCTCCCGTCTGCACAGACGCTTTGCCGATCTTATCCCCCAGCCGGCTGTGCACCGCCTGGACATGTATACCTCGGGTGTCATGATTCTCGCCAGAACCAGAGAATCTCACCGCAGCCTCTCTATGCAGTTTGAACAGAGAAAACCGGCAAAGATCTACATCGCTCTGGTAGAGGGATTCCCTGTTGAGCAGCAGGGAAGAATCGAGCTTAAATTCAGGCTCGATATAGACAACCGGCCGTATCAGGTCCATGACCCCGTCAACGGCAAAAATGGTATCACCCTGTGGCGGAAACTGGCAAAGGAAAATGGTTGTACCAGAATTATGTTCCAACCGCTTACAGGCAGGACCCATCAGCTTCGCCTGCATGCCGCCCATCCCCTTGGACTTGGCGCCCCTATCGTGGGTGATTCCCTCTACGGAAACGGCAGAGAAGGAGATAAAATGATGCTTCATGCCGCCTCTCTCAGCATCAGCCATCCGCTTTCCGGTGAAGTTCTCACCTTTACATCGAATGTTCCTTTTTGA
- the proV gene encoding glycine betaine/L-proline ABC transporter ATP-binding protein ProV, with protein MEKITVNNLFKIFGQDPQKGLKLLKQGKSKEEIYEETGLTVGVQDASFSVMQGEIFVVMGLSGSGKSTLVRMLNRLIEPTSGEVLVDGEDVLKMDRHELVKFRRRKTGMVFQSFALMPHQTVLDNVCFGLVLDGMEKKKREERAYNALKQVGLDGWEKAYPSELSGGMQQRVGLARGLAVDPDIMLMDEAFSALDPLIRTEMQDELLKLQDRDERTIVFISHDLDEALRIGDRIAIMEGGSIVQVGTPEEILQNPADDYVRAFFRGVDPTGVISAGDIVRDSYPTYVWHRKEGSPRAILEKLSSSDREFAYVLSSERGFFGIVSTDSLRDFIEAGNDGRGSIEGAFLPEVEAVKNSDSLQDILPLVASHPWPVPVLDENQKYIGTVSKNRFLRTLHRAENTEESNYSS; from the coding sequence ATGGAAAAAATCACTGTTAACAACCTCTTTAAAATTTTCGGACAGGACCCCCAGAAAGGCCTCAAGCTTCTCAAACAGGGAAAAAGCAAAGAGGAAATTTACGAAGAAACCGGACTAACCGTCGGGGTCCAGGATGCCAGTTTCTCTGTAATGCAGGGTGAAATCTTTGTCGTTATGGGTCTATCGGGATCGGGCAAATCCACCCTGGTCCGCATGCTCAACAGATTGATAGAACCAACATCCGGCGAAGTTCTGGTTGACGGCGAAGATGTACTCAAAATGGATCGTCATGAACTCGTAAAATTCCGCCGCAGGAAAACGGGTATGGTTTTCCAGTCCTTCGCCCTGATGCCTCACCAGACGGTACTGGATAATGTCTGCTTTGGTCTGGTACTCGACGGCATGGAAAAGAAGAAACGAGAAGAGCGTGCTTATAATGCCCTGAAGCAGGTTGGGCTGGACGGCTGGGAAAAAGCGTATCCCAGTGAATTGAGTGGCGGCATGCAGCAGCGTGTCGGTCTGGCCAGAGGACTGGCAGTTGATCCGGACATTATGCTGATGGATGAAGCTTTCTCGGCTCTCGATCCGCTGATCCGCACGGAAATGCAGGATGAGCTCCTCAAACTGCAGGATAGAGATGAGCGGACCATTGTCTTTATTTCCCACGACCTTGACGAGGCCCTCCGCATCGGCGACAGAATCGCGATAATGGAAGGCGGCAGCATTGTTCAAGTCGGTACCCCTGAGGAGATCCTGCAGAACCCTGCAGATGATTATGTCAGGGCCTTTTTCAGAGGAGTCGATCCCACCGGAGTCATTTCAGCTGGAGATATTGTCCGGGACAGCTACCCCACCTATGTATGGCATCGCAAAGAGGGCAGCCCCCGTGCTATCCTGGAAAAGCTCAGCAGCTCCGACCGGGAATTCGCCTATGTGCTCAGTTCGGAACGTGGTTTTTTTGGAATAGTCTCTACGGATTCACTGCGCGATTTCATCGAAGCGGGCAATGACGGAAGGGGGAGTATCGAAGGTGCTTTTCTTCCGGAGGTGGAGGCGGTGAAGAATTCCGACAGTCTTCAGGATATTCTGCCGCTGGTCGCCTCTCATCCCTGGCCGGTACCCGTCCTGGATGAAAATCAGAAATATATCGGCACCGTTTCAAAAAACAGGTTTTTGCGCACCCTTCATCGTGCGGAGAATACCGAAGAAAGCAATTATTCCTCTTAA
- a CDS encoding ABC transporter permease: MFSFEDKVIPLDIWISQFVDWLVEGYRWFFQLIKWPVEVTLSGLEDLLLWVHPLIWVAIVALIAWRVSGLRLSIFSIVALFLIGMLGLWPDTMTTLAMVFSSVIFCTIVGIPLGIMAGRSDRFESLLRPALDAMQTTPAFVYLVPIVMLFSVGNVAGVLATIIFSLPPIIRLTSLGLRQVHPELIEAALAFGATNSQVLRKVQIPLALPTIMAGLNQTIMMALSMVVIAAMIGAGGLGAPVVLGLNTLDIGLATIGGLSIVLMAIILDRITQSMGKGKKEQNEG, encoded by the coding sequence ATGTTCAGCTTTGAAGATAAAGTCATACCATTGGATATATGGATCAGTCAGTTTGTCGATTGGCTGGTAGAAGGATACCGCTGGTTTTTCCAATTAATAAAATGGCCTGTTGAGGTCACGCTGAGCGGACTGGAGGACCTACTGCTGTGGGTTCACCCACTCATTTGGGTAGCAATTGTGGCGCTTATTGCCTGGCGTGTCTCCGGACTGAGGCTCTCTATTTTCAGCATTGTAGCGCTTTTTCTTATAGGGATGCTGGGATTATGGCCCGATACTATGACGACTCTCGCCATGGTTTTTTCTTCGGTAATCTTCTGTACAATAGTCGGCATTCCACTGGGGATCATGGCCGGCCGCAGTGACAGATTCGAATCGTTGCTTAGGCCAGCCCTGGATGCCATGCAGACCACACCGGCTTTTGTCTACCTGGTCCCTATCGTCATGTTGTTTTCTGTTGGCAATGTTGCCGGAGTTCTGGCTACCATTATTTTTTCCCTGCCGCCGATCATCAGACTGACCAGTCTGGGGCTCAGGCAGGTTCACCCTGAATTGATTGAGGCCGCGCTGGCTTTCGGCGCCACCAATTCTCAGGTACTCCGCAAAGTCCAGATCCCCCTGGCACTGCCGACCATTATGGCAGGTTTGAACCAAACGATCATGATGGCTCTCTCAATGGTGGTAATAGCCGCTATGATTGGTGCCGGAGGATTGGGAGCGCCTGTTGTTCTCGGTCTTAACACTCTCGATATTGGTCTTGCAACAATTGGCGGACTGTCAATTGTTCTTATGGCAATAATTTTGGACAGAATCACCCAATCAATGGGTAAAGGAAAAAAAGAACAAAATGAGGGGTAA
- the proX gene encoding glycine betaine/L-proline ABC transporter substrate-binding protein ProX — MMKNLFLSAVVSSLVLTGANAAFSALPGEGVTVKPARATWNTGFFQEALVRRGLEQLGYDVEKPKDLQNPIFYKSVTLGDVDYWTNGWFPNHEGQFPKNFYDYADAYGYVVKAGGLQGYLVSKEHVEKYDIKSLDDFKRDEVKEAFDKDGDGKADMTACPPGWGCETVIAHHMDVYDLDDHINPIKASYEAGMASAIAAYRAGEPIFFYTWAPNWTIFKLKPGEDVMWINVPEIIPKESQKSGVDRMTQSGIEGAVSDPIKLGYVVSDIRIVANKKFAEANPAIKKFFELVEIELVDINEQNTRMNAGEKSQKAIEGHVDEWIADNQETWDKWLEEAKKAAQ; from the coding sequence ATGATGAAGAATTTATTTTTGAGTGCTGTTGTATCGTCCCTCGTCTTAACCGGAGCCAATGCCGCATTCTCGGCATTACCCGGTGAAGGCGTAACTGTCAAGCCGGCTCGGGCAACATGGAACACCGGTTTTTTTCAGGAGGCTCTGGTACGCAGGGGCCTTGAGCAATTGGGATATGATGTTGAAAAGCCCAAAGACCTGCAAAATCCTATATTTTACAAATCCGTGACACTCGGCGATGTCGATTACTGGACCAACGGCTGGTTTCCCAATCATGAAGGCCAATTTCCAAAAAACTTTTATGATTACGCCGATGCATACGGCTATGTCGTTAAGGCCGGTGGCCTGCAGGGTTACCTTGTCTCCAAGGAGCATGTAGAGAAATACGATATTAAATCATTGGATGATTTTAAACGTGACGAGGTAAAAGAAGCATTTGATAAGGATGGTGACGGCAAAGCCGATATGACGGCCTGTCCTCCGGGATGGGGCTGCGAGACCGTCATTGCCCATCACATGGATGTTTACGACCTGGATGATCACATCAATCCCATCAAGGCCTCCTATGAAGCGGGAATGGCTTCCGCGATTGCCGCCTACAGAGCAGGTGAACCCATCTTCTTCTATACCTGGGCGCCAAACTGGACGATTTTCAAACTGAAGCCGGGTGAAGACGTCATGTGGATCAATGTTCCGGAAATTATCCCTAAGGAATCACAGAAATCCGGTGTTGACCGTATGACTCAATCAGGTATCGAAGGTGCCGTTTCCGATCCGATAAAACTTGGATATGTCGTCTCCGATATACGTATTGTCGCCAACAAGAAGTTTGCAGAAGCAAACCCTGCGATAAAGAAATTCTTTGAACTGGTTGAAATAGAGCTCGTTGACATCAACGAACAGAACACTCGCATGAACGCCGGCGAGAAAAGCCAGAAAGCAATTGAAGGTCATGTTGATGAATGGATTGCCGACAACCAGGAAACATGGGACAAATGGCTTGAAGAAGCCAAAAAAGCAGCACAATAA
- a CDS encoding MarR family winged helix-turn-helix transcriptional regulator — translation MEQRTAQINTVTQHLRILFKTVQAHSKFVEKKCGLSSAKLWMLYELHSKPGIKVSQLANSLAIHPSTCSNMLDKLEEDGFVSRERSKKDQRAVHLSLTEKGNQLLAKAPRPAQGELSGALEKLSDEHLNLLEKGLGELVQALNDRDDSAAMIPIPSE, via the coding sequence ATGGAACAAAGAACAGCTCAAATCAACACAGTAACCCAGCACCTTCGCATACTGTTCAAAACCGTACAGGCGCATTCTAAATTTGTTGAAAAGAAGTGCGGCTTAAGCAGCGCCAAACTCTGGATGCTCTATGAGTTGCATTCCAAGCCGGGCATCAAGGTTTCCCAGCTGGCGAATTCACTGGCTATACATCCGTCCACCTGCAGCAACATGCTCGATAAACTTGAAGAAGATGGTTTTGTCAGCCGCGAACGCAGCAAAAAGGATCAGCGGGCAGTTCATCTCTCCCTGACTGAAAAGGGAAATCAACTACTGGCCAAAGCCCCCAGACCGGCCCAGGGGGAACTTAGCGGTGCTCTGGAAAAACTCTCGGACGAGCATCTCAATCTTCTGGAGAAAGGGCTTGGAGAGCTTGTGCAGGCTCTCAACGACAGAGACGACAGTGCGGCAATGATTCCCATTCCAAGTGAATGA
- a CDS encoding CBS domain-containing protein encodes MKAKDILETKGSRVVTCHEDNTLLEVLAVFAANKVGSLLVVDDNDNIKGIIAPRDILLVVLNNLEDIKNTKTKEIMSTNLIVAGMDDSVGYLQAIMTENRIRHVPIMEGPKLKGILSIGDVVKAQMVEKEVENRYLKDYIEGKYPG; translated from the coding sequence ATGAAAGCAAAAGATATACTGGAAACCAAGGGAAGCCGGGTTGTCACCTGTCATGAAGACAATACCCTGTTGGAAGTCTTAGCTGTTTTTGCGGCAAACAAAGTAGGATCATTGCTTGTCGTTGACGATAATGACAATATCAAGGGTATAATCGCTCCTCGTGACATTCTCCTTGTGGTTCTCAATAATCTTGAAGATATAAAGAATACCAAGACCAAAGAAATCATGTCGACCAACCTGATCGTTGCCGGCATGGATGATAGTGTTGGGTATCTTCAGGCGATCATGACGGAAAACAGGATTCGTCACGTTCCTATCATGGAAGGTCCCAAACTCAAGGGAATCCTGTCGATAGGTGATGTCGTCAAAGCACAGATGGTTGAGAAGGAGGTAGAGAATCGCTATCTCAAAGATTATATTGAAGGGAAATATCCTGGCTGA
- a CDS encoding NADH-quinone oxidoreductase subunit N, with protein MIDFVLLLPLLIVGSGAIFLMLLSAFEKIETEIASYVGMGVFLVAFFVQLVSTASGDVEIFTSVFNGMLTGNSFTQAAGLIITACGFFTCMSSQTYFQQNRFCKLEYYSLIAFAACGMLLLTMAQELITAFIALEIMSLAIYVLVGFHRQDIKATEAVLKYLILGAFAGAFFTMGSALMYGGAGSTKFLLIGNFIGAYGFMEQPALVVGSFFILIALLFKAAAFPFHAWVVDVYDGASMPITGFMATALKTAVFAVFANFLVLDTGLQSSWVTYLFYIAVFTMFGGNLIAIGQSNLKRMLAASGIVHSGYLIVALVAFTTREFTGNIIVFYLAAYSVGTLGMFAALSYLSGEGEKRRTFADFKGLAKVRPYSAAAITVFLLSMAGIPPTVGFMGKLYIILNAIHAGYVALAALAIVSSVISMWYYLRLIITMYFDEAQDDFATVRSPLAPICTFILAICVFALSLLPISV; from the coding sequence ATGATAGATTTTGTGCTCTTACTCCCACTACTGATCGTTGGCTCAGGCGCTATCTTTCTGATGCTGCTGTCAGCCTTCGAGAAAATTGAGACCGAGATCGCCTCCTATGTCGGTATGGGCGTCTTTCTTGTAGCTTTTTTCGTGCAGCTGGTCAGCACCGCTTCGGGTGATGTCGAGATATTTACCAGCGTGTTTAATGGCATGCTGACAGGCAACAGTTTCACTCAAGCTGCCGGTCTTATCATCACCGCATGCGGATTTTTCACCTGCATGAGTTCGCAGACCTATTTTCAGCAGAACAGATTCTGTAAGCTGGAATATTACTCCCTGATCGCTTTTGCAGCCTGCGGCATGCTGCTGCTGACCATGGCCCAGGAGCTTATAACCGCCTTCATCGCCCTTGAGATAATGTCGCTGGCCATTTACGTCCTGGTTGGTTTTCACAGACAGGATATCAAGGCCACGGAAGCTGTTCTTAAATATCTTATCCTCGGTGCTTTTGCCGGAGCCTTTTTTACTATGGGCAGCGCGCTGATGTACGGCGGTGCCGGCAGCACCAAATTCCTGTTGATCGGCAATTTTATCGGTGCCTATGGCTTCATGGAGCAGCCGGCTTTGGTCGTCGGTTCCTTTTTTATCTTAATTGCACTGCTTTTCAAGGCTGCCGCCTTCCCATTCCACGCCTGGGTGGTAGACGTCTATGACGGTGCCTCAATGCCCATTACCGGCTTTATGGCAACTGCTCTCAAGACCGCCGTATTTGCGGTCTTTGCCAACTTTCTCGTTCTGGATACCGGGCTGCAGTCTTCCTGGGTTACCTATCTCTTCTATATTGCCGTCTTCACCATGTTTGGCGGAAATCTGATTGCCATCGGCCAGAGCAATCTCAAAAGAATGCTGGCGGCTTCTGGTATAGTGCACAGCGGGTATCTGATTGTCGCTCTTGTCGCATTCACCACCCGCGAATTTACCGGCAATATCATTGTTTTTTATCTGGCGGCTTATAGTGTCGGCACCCTGGGAATGTTCGCCGCTCTTTCCTATCTCAGTGGTGAGGGAGAGAAGCGCCGCACCTTTGCCGACTTCAAGGGATTGGCTAAGGTGAGGCCCTATTCGGCGGCGGCCATAACCGTTTTTCTCCTCTCCATGGCAGGGATTCCCCCAACCGTGGGTTTTATGGGAAAGCTCTACATTATTCTCAATGCCATTCATGCAGGCTATGTAGCGCTCGCTGCCCTGGCGATTGTCAGTAGTGTCATTTCGATGTGGTACTACCTGCGGCTCATAATTACCATGTACTTTGATGAGGCTCAGGATGACTTTGCAACGGTGCGCTCACCTCTGGCACCGATATGTACCTTTATACTGGCAATCTGCGTTTTTGCCTTGAGCCTTTTGCCGATTAGCGTTTAA
- a CDS encoding complex I subunit 4 family protein, with protein sequence MFEHVLSVMIFLPLLAGAALLVLPVEKSGARTIGLVISVIVLICGLKVWVDFSGGGGLEFVEKHLWIESLGINYHVGVDGISLFVLMAAAVLFPLVFMVFASKSKYYYCNLLIALGAMIGAVAAADLIVFYVFWEIMLLPIFFMIGLYGGERRIAATIKITIYTISGSLLMMAALIYLAVSYQAQTGVWSFEIARMATLQLEGGFALLAFIGMMLAFAIKIPLFPFHTWLPDAYTEAPVSTTFILSAIMAKIGVYGVIRFVIPVFEGEMARYAIILAYLGVIGLMYCGIAAIAQRDFKRMLAFSSASHMGIIALGVFCMNVQALTGTLFQIVAHATSTGILFLFAGVLEERTGTRQIADLGGVAYRAPVFATFFAIAMLASVGLPGTSGFIGEFLIILGAVKFNIVVGVLAGTTVIIGVCYMLWMFQRVFFEKSNAATAHFKDLTPYETLVFLPVILLILVMGIYPQPFLEKITPAAQKQVLQMASKGEQQLVKMIESDVKHEPIKN encoded by the coding sequence ATGTTTGAACATGTCCTCTCAGTCATGATCTTTCTTCCTCTTCTTGCAGGAGCAGCGCTGCTGGTGTTGCCTGTGGAGAAAAGCGGAGCCCGGACCATAGGCCTGGTCATCTCGGTCATAGTCCTTATCTGCGGATTGAAGGTGTGGGTTGATTTCAGCGGTGGCGGCGGTCTGGAATTTGTTGAAAAACATCTCTGGATAGAATCCCTGGGCATAAACTATCATGTAGGAGTAGACGGAATCAGCCTTTTTGTTCTCATGGCGGCCGCTGTGCTCTTTCCTCTGGTGTTCATGGTTTTTGCCTCTAAGTCAAAATATTATTACTGTAATCTGCTCATTGCTCTCGGGGCCATGATCGGCGCCGTTGCAGCTGCCGATCTTATCGTCTTTTATGTTTTCTGGGAAATCATGCTCCTGCCTATCTTTTTTATGATAGGCCTCTACGGGGGGGAAAGACGCATCGCCGCCACGATTAAGATAACCATCTACACCATCTCCGGTTCGCTGCTGATGATGGCAGCCCTGATTTACCTGGCTGTATCTTATCAGGCCCAGACGGGTGTGTGGAGTTTCGAGATTGCCAGAATGGCAACCCTGCAGCTGGAGGGCGGTTTTGCCTTGCTCGCTTTCATCGGCATGATGCTGGCTTTTGCCATAAAGATCCCGCTGTTTCCCTTTCATACCTGGTTGCCGGATGCCTATACCGAAGCCCCTGTGTCGACGACATTTATCCTCTCCGCCATCATGGCGAAAATAGGGGTGTACGGCGTCATTCGTTTTGTTATACCTGTTTTTGAAGGAGAAATGGCCCGTTATGCCATCATCCTCGCCTACTTAGGGGTCATCGGGTTGATGTACTGCGGCATCGCCGCCATTGCTCAGCGGGACTTCAAGCGAATGCTGGCATTTTCATCAGCTTCGCATATGGGCATTATCGCTCTCGGCGTATTCTGCATGAACGTGCAGGCCCTTACCGGAACTCTGTTCCAGATAGTTGCTCATGCCACCAGCACCGGGATTTTATTCCTTTTTGCCGGGGTACTTGAAGAACGCACAGGCACCAGGCAGATAGCGGATCTCGGAGGGGTGGCTTATCGTGCCCCTGTTTTCGCCACCTTTTTCGCCATTGCCATGCTGGCCTCCGTCGGGTTGCCCGGAACTAGTGGATTTATCGGCGAATTTCTGATTATTCTCGGAGCTGTCAAATTTAACATTGTGGTTGGCGTCCTGGCGGGCACAACCGTTATTATCGGCGTCTGTTATATGCTATGGATGTTCCAGCGGGTATTTTTCGAGAAATCCAACGCGGCAACGGCGCATTTCAAAGATCTCACACCATATGAAACCCTGGTGTTTCTGCCGGTGATTCTCTTGATTCTGGTGATGGGCATCTATCCTCAGCCCTTCCTCGAGAAGATAACTCCTGCCGCCCAAAAGCAGGTGCTGCAGATGGCTTCCAAAGGTGAACAGCAGTTGGTGAAAATGATCGAATCAGATGTCAAACATGAACCGATAAAGAACTGA
- the nuoL gene encoding NADH-quinone oxidoreductase subunit L, protein MEHTVTYLGLIPLMPLIGAVVIGLMHMFTCTGKPISEKLYAILAVIGPVLATILAFRAFFQVKAMPEEARFLTQKVFTWFQVGELDVAMGFLADPLSVLFLLFVTFIGTLIHFYSIGYMAGDENFGKFFAYLNLFLGSMLILVLGDGPVVMFVGWEGVGLCSYLLISFYSKEKDNVLAGNKAFIVNRIGDLGFILGISLLFWAIGSGGFDYISLRAAADGLAPAMGLAICLLLFFGATGKSAQIPLYVWLPDAMAGPTPVSALIHAATMVTAGVYMVARFSFIYVQYPAAGTVIAWVGILTALVAAIFGMFQKDIKKVLAYSTVSQLGYMFAGVGVAAYSAGIFHVFTHAFFKALLFLGAGSVIYALHHQQDIWKMGGLKARMPITYWTMLIGCLALAGCPLLSGFFSKDEILYMALAHGYQGVWLVGVIVAAMTAYYTFRMFFLVFHGESRDKEAFEHAHEPPKVMTVPLIILAIGAAFAGYLNLPAIFGGGQQVTHWLGTSVVEHHPEANHALEFLAIAASIAAFGVGIFIAYKKYGHGAEEPEFSGFARFAYNLFYVDQLYHAVFVRPYQAIGDLIKKIVDPYGADLPIKLSTTLYQLLGKAFKVFQVGYVRVYAIYMVIGLSLMSLFLSQTLN, encoded by the coding sequence ATGGAACATACCGTCACATATCTTGGACTGATCCCATTGATGCCGCTGATCGGTGCGGTGGTAATCGGGCTGATGCACATGTTCACCTGCACCGGCAAGCCGATTTCGGAAAAACTCTATGCCATCCTCGCCGTTATCGGCCCGGTGCTCGCTACCATACTTGCCTTCAGAGCATTCTTTCAGGTCAAGGCTATGCCGGAGGAGGCGCGATTCCTGACCCAGAAAGTCTTCACCTGGTTTCAGGTGGGAGAGCTTGATGTGGCCATGGGCTTTCTTGCCGACCCGCTCAGCGTGCTTTTCCTGCTGTTCGTCACCTTTATCGGCACGCTTATCCATTTCTATTCGATCGGCTATATGGCTGGAGACGAGAATTTTGGCAAATTCTTCGCCTATCTCAATCTGTTTCTCGGATCAATGCTTATTCTGGTATTGGGAGACGGCCCCGTGGTCATGTTTGTCGGCTGGGAGGGCGTCGGTCTCTGTTCCTATCTCCTTATCAGCTTCTACAGCAAGGAGAAAGATAATGTTCTCGCCGGAAACAAGGCCTTTATCGTCAATAGAATAGGCGATCTTGGTTTTATCCTCGGTATCTCCCTGCTGTTCTGGGCCATCGGTTCGGGCGGTTTTGACTATATATCACTCCGGGCTGCAGCAGATGGACTTGCTCCGGCAATGGGTCTGGCAATCTGTCTGCTGCTTTTTTTCGGAGCAACAGGGAAATCCGCCCAGATTCCCCTCTACGTCTGGCTGCCCGACGCCATGGCCGGTCCCACACCGGTTTCCGCTCTGATTCATGCGGCAACCATGGTCACCGCCGGTGTCTATATGGTGGCCAGATTCAGTTTTATTTATGTGCAGTATCCAGCTGCCGGAACCGTGATCGCCTGGGTAGGCATACTGACCGCTCTTGTTGCCGCTATTTTCGGCATGTTTCAAAAGGACATCAAGAAGGTGTTGGCGTATTCGACCGTCTCCCAACTCGGCTATATGTTTGCCGGGGTTGGTGTGGCCGCCTATTCCGCCGGTATCTTTCATGTCTTCACTCATGCCTTCTTCAAGGCTCTGCTTTTTCTCGGTGCCGGTTCCGTTATCTATGCCTTGCATCATCAGCAGGATATCTGGAAAATGGGGGGCCTTAAGGCCAGAATGCCCATCACTTACTGGACCATGCTGATCGGCTGTCTGGCCCTGGCGGGATGTCCGCTGCTCTCCGGTTTTTTCAGTAAGGATGAAATTCTTTATATGGCGCTGGCTCACGGATACCAGGGAGTCTGGCTGGTTGGAGTCATCGTTGCCGCCATGACCGCCTATTATACCTTCCGTATGTTTTTCCTGGTCTTTCACGGCGAGTCCCGGGATAAAGAGGCTTTTGAGCACGCCCATGAACCACCAAAGGTAATGACCGTACCCTTAATTATTCTGGCCATAGGCGCTGCTTTTGCGGGGTACCTCAATCTGCCGGCGATATTCGGCGGCGGACAGCAGGTGACTCACTGGCTCGGCACCAGTGTGGTCGAGCATCACCCCGAGGCCAACCATGCTTTGGAATTTCTGGCCATTGCGGCCTCTATAGCCGCTTTTGGTGTGGGTATTTTCATTGCCTATAAAAAGTACGGCCATGGGGCCGAGGAGCCTGAATTTTCCGGATTTGCCAGATTTGCCTACAATCTTTTCTATGTCGATCAATTGTATCATGCCGTATTTGTCCGGCCGTATCAGGCTATCGGCGACCTAATCAAGAAGATTGTCGACCCTTATGGTGCCGATCTTCCAATCAAGCTGTCAACCACGCTCTATCAGCTGCTGGGCAAAGCGTTTAAAGTATTTCAGGTCGGATATGTCAGGGTCTACGCCATTTATATGGTCATAGGACTGAGTCTGATGAGCCTGTTTTTATCACAAACACTGAACTAG
- the nuoK gene encoding NADH-quinone oxidoreductase subunit NuoK, producing the protein MIADYLTLSVILFCIGVLGVVSRRNVFTVFMSIELMLNAANLAFIAFARLHESMDGHVLAMMVMAVAAAEAALALAVVILVNKHKRKLDTNVFSLLKG; encoded by the coding sequence ATGATAGCGGACTACCTAACCCTGAGTGTTATCCTCTTCTGTATAGGCGTACTTGGAGTGGTATCGCGACGAAATGTGTTCACGGTGTTCATGTCAATCGAGCTGATGCTCAATGCCGCCAACCTGGCCTTCATCGCTTTTGCGCGGTTGCATGAAAGTATGGACGGGCATGTGCTGGCAATGATGGTCATGGCCGTTGCCGCAGCAGAGGCCGCCCTGGCTCTGGCTGTGGTCATTCTGGTAAACAAGCATAAACGAAAGCTGGATACTAACGTATTCAGTCTCTTGAAGGGGTGA
- a CDS encoding NADH-quinone oxidoreductase subunit J family protein, translated as MKKNIRKGAFDIMSEFLFTVFALLAVVGALGLVLFRHPMNGAVSLVMTLISLAGLYSLLSAKLIFALQLIVYAGAIMSLILFIIMFLNIRKEDLPEERWRWAYYLGGTVVLTPVALLLMKAVKSLPGVEATIVGEGFGEVKEVGLVLFREWLLPFEIISILLLVSLVGSVVLASQRRAKL; from the coding sequence ATGAAGAAGAATATAAGAAAGGGGGCGTTTGATATTATGTCCGAATTCCTGTTTACCGTATTCGCGTTACTTGCCGTAGTTGGGGCGTTGGGACTGGTACTGTTCCGCCATCCGATGAACGGTGCCGTTTCTCTGGTAATGACCCTGATTTCCCTGGCAGGACTGTATTCGCTGCTCTCGGCCAAGCTGATATTTGCCCTGCAGCTTATTGTCTATGCCGGGGCGATTATGTCCCTGATCCTTTTCATTATCATGTTTCTCAACATCCGCAAGGAGGATCTGCCCGAGGAGCGGTGGCGCTGGGCTTACTACCTGGGAGGTACCGTGGTGCTTACCCCGGTGGCTCTGTTGCTGATGAAGGCCGTCAAGAGCCTGCCCGGCGTCGAGGCCACCATCGTCGGAGAAGGTTTTGGGGAAGTCAAGGAGGTTGGTCTCGTGCTCTTTCGGGAGTGGCTGCTACCCTTTGAAATTATATCAATCCTTTTGCTGGTTTCTCTGGTTGGATCCGTGGTGCTGGCAAGCCAGAGGAGGGCCAAGCTATGA